A stretch of DNA from Chionomys nivalis chromosome 14, mChiNiv1.1, whole genome shotgun sequence:
TTGCATGACTcacctgaagaaataaaaatatattcttcagTAACGAATGCTAGAAGTCACTGTGTACAACTTCAAAGTCATTCCTAGCCAAGACAATCTGAATTAGTGGTGGGctctggcgtgtgtgtgtgtgtgtgtgtgtgtgtgtgtgtgtttggtccTGCAGACAGAGTAGCACCCCACAATCCTCCCCTAAATGCAATAGAGAGACTTGAAGGAGCCCCCTTCTACCACACACCCCATTCAGGTTGTGGAAGGTCTGGGTGTGGCTGCAGGCTGCCAACCAGGCTCAAGCCTATTCATACATCTTACTCTGGAGTCTGGCAGAGAATTGAAGATAACTGTGACAAAGAGCAGAGGTCCCtaaggaaggacaggaaggagagaatgaCTGCCCAACGTTGCCTTGGCCTATGACTGACAGCCGTCCTTAGAAGGAGAGGCTCATCTCTGTGCTGAGAGCAGACATAGCTTCCTAACTGAAGGGGAGCCATATCTGAAAAGCCTGGCTTTGTGGGAAAGTAGCCAACATGTCCAGATGCCCTGGGGATGTTCTTGTTTCTTGGCATGTGAGGGAAAACACAAGCAAGGTTGGGGGTATCAtcccagggaaaagaaaaagcacagacCAGGTGTGGTAGttcatgccattaatcccagcactcgggaggcagaggcaggtgggtctctgtgagtctgaggccagcctggtctacaaagtgagttccagaacagtcaggaatgttacacagaggggaaaaaaaaggcacaggGGAGCAGTTATATGAGTTAAAGAACTTGGAGGAAATGGGATCACAGCTGAAGGCTGAGTTGAGAAGTGGCATTGAGTGGCGTTCTGTGTCATGAGTGGCGTTCTGTGTCATGAGTGGCGTTCTGTGTTGTTGAATGGCATTCTGTGTTGTTGAGTGGCATTCTGTGAGTCTGGTGGGAAGCAATTGTTTCCTAGAGTGGATAAAAGAGCAACAGCAGAATTGTAGTCCATGGAGAGATGCCTGCTGACCAAAGGCATGatgtttacatatttaaaatttctgcAAAGTGAcacaatggtggtgcatgcctttaatcccagcacttgggaggcagaggtaggtggatctctgagtttgaggccagcctggtctacagagtgagtcccaggctagccAAAGCTCTCTAGTGAGACGCTGTCTTGGTGATGATGGCGATGACGATGATGAAAATAAGGTAAACTTTGTGCAAAGTGAGGTTTCCAGGGATGGAATTTCTGCTCCACCCAAACTGACTCCTAATTTTACAGAGAGGCTTGGGCTAGCACATCTGTTCCCGGTGGGGGGATTTACACTGGAGCCTGGCCATGAGGTAATATCTTCTAGAATACTTCATTCTGTGTTCTCAGAGTTCGGATGACAATGCTGACCCAGATGACAGAAAGTTCTGGATCAGGCTCCCTGACCACAAATAGAGGCATTAATGTGCCTTTGGGTTTATTGGGGACAGCCACAGTGGGCACAGGAATTCGTTTTAGtgtatctggaaaaaaaaaaaaaaaaaaaaaaaaaaaaaaaaaaagaggcccaCTAAGAAACATCAAGGGGGTACTCAGGAGACTTAGGGCTGATTTAAGAGCACTCattctggcagaggacctgggttcagttcccaacacacacacggtggctccgaaccatctataactacagttccaggcgATGTATGGCTCTGCTGACCACTATGGGCGTACATGCAGATgaaacattcacatacataaaataaaatataaaaatctggTGGGGGGGGGAACCATAGCAGCGCCAGGGCCACGAACTCTTGAGTTTAtgagaacttttctttttttctgaactgTTATTCTAGACACAAATAAATAGTATTCTTGGGGTTAGCCCTATCCATTCGGGACACACAAGCCTCAATAGGGACACCATAGGAGTGGGCTCAACAATGGCTTGAGTATCAGCAACTCCGAACACCTTGAATAGTGAATAGTCCACTCCTGCTGGAGTCAACCTAGCCCGCTCCCGCTTCTCTCCGAGATGCAAGATCGTAGAAAAACTAAGATTAGAATGAGAGAATGTCATATTTGGAAAACATGCTGCCTAATCCGAACCAGAGACCCAGAGCTGTCTCTGGCTGAGACCCTTCCATGTATAGGGTAATTGCTAACTACCCCTGCTCTTAGCTTCAAAGACTCTTTAAGGAGCCCTCCGCAGCCTTTGATGATACAATATCAACCACTGAGGCTTCCTCTCagcaggtcttcctgcctctcctgagaattctgggaggagctGCTCTATCCAGGGTCACTGACTAACGGGGGTAAAGGGGGGGGAttggagacaaaggcagacagactGCTACCTGTTTGGTTTCCCAGCACCAGGTGGTCCTCCTGGCTGCAAGCCCCTTCTCACAGGGAGGCGGTGGGGGTGGGTGGTGACCAGAGCCCAGTCCCTTCCCAGGTCTCCCCTGgcagccccccccacccccaccactccGCCGGCATCCTGAGAGGAAAAGGACAGCCCCCCCCTTACTGGCGACTGAATAGCAGAGCCGGAGAACTGGCTGACTCAACAGGATCAATGTGGAGTGAAAATTCCTTTTTTGGAAGCCGGGCAGTGGCTTCCGAGGAGGGTGGGATCCTGGGGAAGTGATGCAAGCTGGGGGGCAGGGGGGGCAGCACTGGGTTCTGAGCCTCCCATTCAGGCCAcaccccatccctcctgggctgtCACTACAGGGCTGCAGAAGGCGGGCACCCTGCTCCTTTTATAGGGTTGGAATTCACaggacacgtgtgtgtgtgtgtgtgtgtgtgtgtgtgtgtgagagagagagagagagagagagagagagagagagagagagagagagagagagagatcttgctAGTCTCCCTCCTCCAGCCTTATCACTTTCTAGAAGCTCCTAAAAGAGCCAAACAGCATCAGTGGTGCCTGCCTGTCCCTTCACTAGGAAAAGCAGCAGGTGAGCAAGTTCATTCCCTGGGTCCCTTCACTTTTTCTTTCCCGGTGGCAGCGGGGTGTGAGGACCTGATCCAATACATTGCAGACATAGTGAGGCCTAAGATAGGCTTGCGGTGGTGGGGCTGAACtgtacagtgtatgtgtgtgtgtgtgcgtgtgtgtatgggtgtgtgtgtgtgcatgtgcgtgtgtgagtgtgtgtgtatgtgtgagtttgtgtgcatgtgcgtgtgtatatgtgtgtgcattatgtgtgtgcgcgtgcatgtgcatgcatgtgagtgtgtgtgtgcatgtgtgtgtgcgtgtgtgtgtgtgcatgtgtgtgtgtgcgtgtgtgtgtgtgtagacttctAGGCTGTTTCTGTTCATAGTGCTGGAACAGGCAACTCGAAATGCAGCTAGGCCTCTGAGCCACCGTCTCCCTCAGCAAAGTCACAGTCAGGGAAAGGGCCTACTCAACAGGATCCATCTAATAGGAACAGACGCCTCTCCCAGGGCCTGTTACTGTTCACTCAGGGAACAGCATCTCCTCTCCTCTGGAAAGTCTGCTCTGATGACAGGGTCAGGGAAGACACAGTCAGAGCATCCCACACAGGAGCCAAGGGTGACACTTGGGTTTCCTTTAAGCAGTGTGGTCCAGTGATGGAGCTACCTCCAAAAAAAGAACCAGATGACAAACAGGTTCCTCCCAAGGTGCTTTGAGGGCCTATGTCCAGCTGAGTATCAGCTAGAACCCGGAGCCAATAGGGCTTTGCTCTGGCCAGTGATAGGCAGAGCTCAGCTCCTGGCCACAAGCCTTCTCTTGGCACCATGGCAGCACTGGCTTCCAACCCGAGTTTCAAccgttttgtttctttctaaaatcaAGGTTGAATCTACCCATCCACACTCCCAAGGCCCCTTGTGTAGACCCTTAAGCTTTAGGGCCTTTGGGGCTCATGAAAAGCCTTGGTAGgggaatatggctcagtgggtgcagTGTTTGTTGTACGAATTTGCAGACCtggcctggtggtggtgatgcttgcctttaatcccagcactgaggaggcagaggcaggcggatctctgtgagtttgaggccagcctgggctacagagtgagttctgggagagcaggactgtttcacagagaaatcctgtcttggaaacaaacaaacaaaaggttctTAATCTGTGTGTCATAACCACCGGATGATCACATAACAggtaccctgcatatcagatatttctattacaattcataacagtagcaaaagtacagttatgaagtagcaacaaaataattttatggttggaggccccacaacatgaggaacacaTCAGGAAGGCCGAGAACCACAGGTTTCCATGGACCATggatctgcaatcccagcagtcCCACAGGTGGAGACGAGAGACCCCCAGAAGTGTGTGCTAGCCTGGCTCGCACAACTTCACAAACAATGCAGGAGGTGAGGATGGACCCccaggttgtcttctgatctccacatgtgtgccatggtgcacaagcgcctgcactcacacacatagacacacgcaTACAAGATCCTTTTGAaggaaaaactaaaccaaataaaACCTTGGCTTATGTGAGAGATCATTTCTTTTGCATTGAGTACCGATAAAGACTAAACAGCAATGGAGCAATGGTTCAAGGGTCAAGAGCACGGACTGTTGTTccgacacccccacccccacccctcaatCCCCCCCACTCTCCTACCCACACCCACcccaggacccaggttccatcctatgcacccacacagaggctcgcaactgtctataactcatCTGGAGAGATctggcgctctcttctggcctttccgggtactgcatgcacatgttcGCACATGTTGCCTAGACATGTtataggcaaaacacacacacaaaataataaaataaaattaaaacaaaagattaaACAGCAGTGGTAACTGTCTTTCTatctttggctctggtttttgTTCTGTGTGAAAGTGTGACCACCTTCAGAGAGATAAACCGAGTGTGTGAGGAAGCATGGCCTGAATTAAAGAGACTCTTGTGATTGGTTTATTACAATAGGCAAGGATCCAAATAGTCCCATTCATATGCACGCTGCTCCCAGACACTCTGCTGTCAGGCTGTCTGAAGGCCCTTGAAAGGTCTCTCTGTGGTCCCTTCCCCCTGCAGGAACCTTGCGGCTGAGCCCCGGCACTACCACAAAGCCCCCTGCCTCCCCCTGGCATCCCATAGCCTCTAAACGAAGGTGGTAAATTTATACGAAAGGTATGCACCTGGGCCTCTGGCGCTGTGACCTGTTTACATGAACCATCCCTTGACGTTAGGCTTGGGAGACTTGGGAGACCGCTGCTCGTCTGTATCTGCCAGTACACGGAGCATGTATGTGCCTGCACAGACCAGGAACTGTCCTGCCACCTGAGCAGCATAGGACACAAACCGCAGCAAACTCCTACAACAGAAGATGGAAATGCATCAGACTTGGGATTCCTGCCTGGCCAGAGTTGAAAGAGAAGGAATTCCTCACCCCATGCCACCTTACTAAGCTCCCAGGAGGCAGCAATCATCTTTGAGTAGTGGCATCCGGGGAATACCAGACTTTCAGGGCACAAAGTCTGAATGCTCCCTAGCAGGCTGCCATACTACCCAGGTCCAGGGACACCCACTGGGGTCCACAGTCCTCAAGCCCCTTTGATAGGAGCTGCCTGTATCGGAACTCAAGAGCCTCACGGAGCCCCTGCCACTCCTGAGAGCATGTACTTGCTACCTGAGGATTCAGGCAGCCCAGGTGGCTGTGCTGAAGTTGCTGCTGCAGTCCCGGTCCCCTGGGTCAAGGTGGGAAGACCAGGCAAGCTGGGGAAAGTTGTAGAAAACACTGGAATTCTGATTTTCTGATCTGGCGTGTGGACGGTAGGTAGCTGGGGTGTTCCAGCTTGCTCCTCATGGAGAAGGCACACTGCTGGGTCATAGCCTCTCAGACCAAATCGAATAAAAGGTGTTTCTtcgctaggcagtggtggcacacgcctttaatcccagcactcgggaggcagaggcaggcggatctctgtgagttcgaggccagcctggtctacaaaaaaggTGTTCCTTCCAATTCTAATTCCTTTCCTGGTCTCAGAAGTTTTCACTCTTGCCTTGCTAAGATCTGGGCAAAGCACCCAGGCCAGACTCCGGGGAGGGCGTGCAGGCGCGGGTATGCGTGGCTGTTGCTAGgtattgaacctaggacctcgaatgtgccaagcaaatgctcaactgaactatatccccagctGAACTTTGCGCTCTTGATGCAAGCATGCAAGCCTGTGGTCTAAGATTTAAACTGAAGACTATATGCATCAGGGCACACTTGATGACAAAGGCGGATCCAGCCAGGCCCTGTCGTTGGGCAGAAGACAAAGCGGGGAGGAGCCATACCTGTGCCACACCTGGGTGTTTCCAGAGTCCCACAGAGAcccctggagacagatgctgttACCTTAGCATGGCCTTGGCACTCGTACAGCGGATGTCATAGGACACCGAATACATCTCGTACATGGTGGCCTTGATGTTGAGGCAACCGAGGAAGTCCTTGGGGTTCAGCCTGTACAGGTCGAAGGTAACTCTGGCTATTCCCGACCTCCTCGGTTGCTTGTAGACTGGGACATACTTGCTACCCTAGAGCAACGAAGAAGCAAGGAATAGACTTAGGGGCCACACGGGCCAAGACCCTTGAACCACACAATTTAAGAGTTATTGCCAAAGTCAGAGTCTTCTAAACGTCGGCTGTAATTCTTCCAATCACGTTTACAGCAGGTCACCATGTTATACACAACCATGCCTACATATGTACTCTTCCCTCATCAACTTCCAGTGACTCAGGATCAGTTGGCTTTGGCTCTAAGGGCTCAGTATCTGATGTCCAGAGGAGCTCAGGGTCCTGCCTTAGGGAGTTGTTTGCCTGTTTGCTGGTTTGCCTGGAGGCCTGAAGCTACTCCTTGGGAATGAAAGGACATGGCCAGCCTCTTGTAACTGTCACAAAGCCAGAGCGGAGCAAGAAGCTCTATTTCCATCTCATTTCATAAGTAGGTCTGATGAAGAAAATGCTGGAACTCAGGCTCGGGGAACGGGTGGAACAATCCTCTCTCCGACTCTCTCCTGTTTTCCAGGAACTGCCAAAGAGGAAGGATGACTGTGTGGGAACATGAACCACACTGTCTACCAGGGACACCAGGTGACCCTTCCGGTTGGGAGGGACATTAGCTCCTGGGTTTGTAGACAGCTCTACAATAgactctggaagagcaaagaCGCAAATGGGGATGTGGCTCGGCAATAGAGAACTTGCCTGGCGTGTGCAAGGTTCTAGGTTCAAGTACAATCGCCAatcctggggagggggtgggagtaGGGTGCCAACCTGGCTCGTGAACTGCTTTCCTAAGTGGtttctgccacacacacacaaccggTCCCACTGTATCCAAGGTCAAGTTAGCATGATGCAAGCGTCCCTGTGCCTCAGGAGCTTTGCAGGCTGGGTGTACTTAAAAACTGAGTGTCACATAATGAAGACAATCAAACCCATTGAAACCTAAACAAATGCCCCTAAAAGTGTGCCAGTCCTTCTCGCTGAAGCCACTGCTAGTGTCCCTGTCTTCCTACTACCCAGATCACAAATGACAAGGGATTCCAGTTGTCACCCAGTGTACAATGCACAAGAGGCTGGCACCCCTGCACCACTATTTGAGAAAGAACCATCATTTAAAAACTCTGACTTGGACATGGAGGttcatgcctttattcccaacactttagagacagccagatctctgtgagtttgaggctagactgcTCTATATAGCAAGTATCAGAACAGCTGGGGCTATGCAAAGAGACCCCTCAAAACAAACAATTCACGACTGAGGAATAGAAGGGTTTAAATctatcccctcccccagctcttctTCACACCTCGCATTGCTTTCTGGCTTTTCAAAGTGTGTCTGACTCTCCCTTCAGGCTGCCTTTAGTCTCAGGGCTAAGCCAAGATGCCCTCATCATGCTAAGGGCAGGAGGCCTCACACCTGGGCACCCAGATTTCCATAAGCTGTAGGAAAGGAAGGGCATGACTGGATCCTGTCTTCTTCCAGGGTGGCAGGGAACATCTTCTCATGGGGTTTTGGGGCCCTGAGACTGAGCAAGGGAGACATCTGGTGGCTGTTTCTTGGTTGAAGATTTTGGTTCAGTCAAAATGGGCCTGGGGATAACCTTCCTTAGGTAAGGTGGCAGTCTGTGCTCTGCGGGGAAGCCATCATTTCTACCTTACTATCTATCTTAAGGATaacatttctgtgtggttattttgggagtttgggcAGCCAGGCGCTCAggaaacaagcggcctcctactacaaatccctgatttttttttcaaggattAAGCTATGCTCCTACCTGTAACCTTAACAACAAATGATTCTGCCCCGCCTTTCCCAGGAGACGGCAACCATGCCTTTGTCTCAGGAGGTTGTTATGACCGACCTGTTATGCTTATGCTATGTTTCTGTAACCCCACTGATTTGCCTGCCAAGTCCCCCACTTGGGAACCCCCTGTCCCTGAGCTATAAAACCTTATCTTCCCCATGACCGGTGCTGATCTCTTGAACCCCACTTAGGAGGAGGCAGCCCTAGCAAACCAATAAAACTTGCTTTAATTTGATTTAGGTTGGTGACCTTTTCCCTGGTGTCTGTGGGatcaacacatacatacaggcaatacatataaattaaaataatcttaaaaattatgaggtacttgtgtgcatgtatacacatatatgaaataacaagacaaaataaagcaTTATCTAGTCCAGAGGTCCCATGGAGTCTTTTCTGGTTATTCTGCCACCTCCACAGGAGGATGCCACCTTGGCGGTGCCCTTTCCCGGGAACACTATATTGCTAATTTTGCATTGTTTTGAGTTTTCTAGAAATGGTTTAATGCAGATGTTCTCATGGTGTGGTCTGTAGAAGGAGGAACAGGCTTAAGTTCTTTCCTGGGTTGAAACTACTTTCACAATAAATACTAAAGACAATTGCCCCTCTCTGTTCTCTTTTGTatctttctaatttatttttgttttatgtgcattggtgttttgccttgatatatgtctgtgtgagggtgccaggtcccctggaactggagttacagaaagttgtgtgttgccatgtgggggctggggattgaacccaggtcctctggaagagcagttagtgctcttaacagctgagccatctctacagtcccCCTTCTCTGTTCCCTTAAGTCCTGGTTTTCTACAGCATGCTCGAGAGAAATGTGTGGCTTATTgaatcaatattttcttttgttctttttctttttctgcttctttccttgtgggactggagagggcaTGGGGAGTACATCCATCACTAAGCTACACCTCTGCTCCAAAATAAGATGTTTCGAGATCACTCTGATGGAAGATCCTTTCAGAATGTAAGGCCGACTGATGTTCTCAGTGGAGCACAGGGACCAACTCCACCTGGAGCTCCTTAGATTCCCCACTGCAGCTGAGTTTTGGGGAATTGACAACTGTTGACTCTTGATGCAGGATCAAGGCAGAGTATCCTTAACAGtgcctcctttcctctccacctACACATCTgcaggcaggcagagttctgtcATAGTCTCACCAAACAATAGAGTACAGCAGATTGAATACAGAAGTGTACCCGAGATATTTatgggtcgtgtgtgtgtgtgtgtgtgtgtgtgtgtgtgtgaccgcacctatgtatatgtatatgttcttACTTAGAGATAAGAAGAGACATCtggttccttggaactggagttacagatggctgtggccTGCCATTTGGGTCCCAAGGACTGAatctgggtcccctgcaagagcagcaatgctcttaattgcCAAGCCTATCTCCAGGCCCATATCTGAGAATATAAGTATCTTCTAGACATTAAAGAgatttgcaaaaaaataaaaagtacaattCCTTGCTCTTGTTTTGGAGAgtgatcatttattttaaaaaaagattttcttcttttttttccacttgggctttttgagacagggtttctctgtgtagccttggctgtcttggaacttgctctgtagaccagactggccttgaactcacagagatctgcctgcctctatttcctgagtgctgggattaaaggtgtgtactgccactacctactcatttaaaatattttcttattaaaatatgtaGTTCAAACTAACCTTTACTGAGTTATTAATAATTGATACATATCTTTTAATTtctcaatttaaattttatatattggaaACGGCTTATAGTTTCTCAACCTTGGCACAAATGACATTTGGAGTTGGGTAATTCTTTGTTTCAAAGGTTATACATTGCAATTTCCATACTAGACTGCACATTTGTGTCCTCTCCCCCAGTTTATTGTCCTAAACTGTCTTCAGATGTTACTCCATGGCTCCTAAGGGCAAATATCACCAGCTAAGAAACTTTGACTGACAGGTATTTGTTAACTGTTTTTGATGTATCTTATGGTAACTGAAGATACAAAAGGTCCTAAGAGTCTTTCTTACTTCTCATAAATCCTGAGATGAGAAAGGTTGAAGGTGGCTTGCCTGATGCTCTGTCCTGTGCTGGTCTCACTCAGCAGTCATGGGTTCTACTCAGACCGTGCCTGTAGCTGCACTTCAAGTGTCTTCAAGGTCAAGAACGTTTTATTCAGTAAATATGAAGTGCATATCAACCTATGTGAACTGAAATGGACGTGCAGTGATGTGCATCTCTCCCCAACTGCAATAGACACGGGGTTTGTTGCCAATATTTATGCTCACTCACAAGGGTCACACGTGGGGTCTGATATACATCTGCTCTATAGGTTCTAGCATGTTCCAGGGGCGTGTGCACAGGCCAGGATCCATGTTCCTAGGTCACACACTGTGTTTCAACTCtggttttagttatttatttggcttttcaagacagggtttctctgtgtaacagcctggctgtcctggaattcgctcttgtagaccaggctggccttgcactcccagagatctgcctgcctctgcctcctgagtgctgggattagaggtgtgcgccaccaccgcctggcttcaacTGTGTTATTTTAAACATCAATTTGTAGGAGGAGAGGAAAGCTGATCCTAGAACTGAGTGATggaaaaagaagatcatgggactCCCATTTCCTCTTTGCTCACAGCACTCTCTGGCTCCAGTGTGAGTGGCTCTGCTGCCCTGCTTGCTCCTGTAAGGGCGTGCTGCCTCAAGGACACGCTGTTTCAATGAGGAGGAAGAACTGACcatggactggaccctcccaaatattagacaaaataaacctttttttttttttttaaatttttatttatttactatgtatacaatagtctgtctgtgtgtatgcctgaaggccagaagagggcaccagacctcattccagatggctgtgagccaccatgtggttgctgggaattgaactcaggacctttggcagagcaggcaatgctcttaaccgctgagccatctctccagccccataatatAAACCTTTTTTTCTAAGTTAATTGTCTCAAGTATTTTATAACAGTGACGGAAGGCTgattagtcacacacacacacacacacacacacacgacttggCCATGCCCGCTTGCCAGCTTCTTAAGGATTAGGACAGTCAACAGTTACCAGATCAGATCTGCTGGCCTGCCTCAGCCAGGTTATTGGCCAAACCTTATgcttcaaaattattatttttttaataatacagTCTAAATTCAGAGACAATGGATTTCTAGAAACACTGAAGAATGCTCTTGAGGGTTGCTGCTGTAGCTAGGAAGTGAGTTCATAAAGTATACAATTAGGATGCGGCTCAGACAACACGTGTAGACAGCGCCTCGTAGGCAGAACACCTACCTCGCTGTTGTCCACACAACAAGGCAATACTTACCGGTGTCCATTTCTGTCCCTTTTCCAAGATCATGAAATGCGTGTTGTCCCTTAAAGTCTGAAAGAACTCCTCTGTGTCCACCACAGTGCcatcctcctccagcaccagcgTGACCAGGCCAGTCGTGATGAGCAGGACATCCAGAGTCTAAGTTTGCAAGGAAGAAGAA
This window harbors:
- the Cidea gene encoding lipid transferase CIDEA, which gives rise to METAMDYAGALIRPLTFMGLQTKKALLTPLMHPARPFRVSNHDRSSRRGVMASSLQELISKTLDVLLITTGLVTLVLEEDGTVVDTEEFFQTLRDNTHFMILEKGQKWTPGSKYVPVYKQPRRSGIARVTFDLYRLNPKDFLGCLNIKATMYEMYSVSYDIRCTSAKAMLRSLLRFVSYAAQVAGQFLVCAGTYMLRVLADTDEQRSPKSPKPNVKGWFM